In Gopherus flavomarginatus isolate rGopFla2 chromosome 1, rGopFla2.mat.asm, whole genome shotgun sequence, a single genomic region encodes these proteins:
- the LOC127038143 gene encoding sialidase-3-like isoform X2, which yields MCLAGGGCNHVWVSSAARRACTPAFTAQAYCFFCLRSPVCFLSEQLRFLVRRDIMIKASMSSGKATLFHQDLQSGVTYRIPALLYIPPDTLLAFAEKRSSARDEDAEYLVLRRGRKTETSVEWGPREPLMSAVLPGHRTMSPCPVYERKSQTVFLFFICVRQHVSEQWQIRTGKNAARLCYVRSGDAGQTWSSLTDLTEQVIGEDLKDWATFAVGPGHGVQLRSGRLVIPAYTYHITARCCCLPLPWRTQPRSLVFYSDDGGQRWHKGELIEGMKTVECQVAEVACQACDPVLYCNARTPCRCRAAAFSTDQGLTFESPSSCKKLCEPPHGCQGSVVSFTPTTRLLEADGAEGPDASASKMTCLLNGENAPSAIQRTTVSWLLYSHPTSKRKRVNLGIYLNRSPLNKAKWEHPWLLYQGPCGYSDLAVCQEASAPLLFGCLFECGVNHACEEIAFQLFCFEGSPKLKSG from the exons CTGAGGTTTCTGGTACGTCGAGACATCATGATCAAGGCGTCGATGAGCTCTGGGAAGGCGACTCTCTTCCACCAGGATCTGCAGAGTGGGGTCACCTACCGGATCCCCGCACTGCTGTATATCCCCCCAGACACGCTCCTGGCATTCGCGGAAAAGCGCTCCTCTGCCAGGGACGAGGACGCTGAGTACCTGGTGCTGAGACGAGGTCGGAAGACAGAGACTTCGGTCGAG TGGGGGCCCAGGGAGCCCTTGATGAGCGCAGTGTTACCAGGTCACCGTACAATGAGCCCCTGCCCGGTGTACGAGCGGAAGAGTCAGACTGTCTTCCTGTTCTTTATCTGCGTGAGGCAGCACGTCTCAGAGCAATGGCAGATCCGCACCGGGAAGAACGCCGCCCGGCTGTGCTACGTCCGCAGTGGAGACGCCGGCCAGACCTGGAGCTCGTTAACAGACTTGACGGAGCAGGTGATTGGGGAAGACTTGAAGGACTGGGCCACGTTTGCAGTGGGGCCAGGGCACGGTGTACAGCTCCGCTCTGGGCGGCTGGTGATTCCGGCTTATACCTACCACATTACCgctcgctgctgctgcctgccactGCCCTGGAGGACCCAGCCCCGGTCCTTGGTCTTTTATAGTGATGATGGTGGGCAGCGCTGGCACAAGGGTGAGCTGATTGAGGGCATGAAGACGGTGGAGTGCCAGGTGGCTGAGGTGGCATGCCAGGCCTGCGACCCCGTGCTGTACTGCAACGCCCGCACCCCCTGCCGGTGCCGGGCAGCAGCgttcagcacagaccaggggCTCACATTTGAGAGCCCCTCCTCATGCAAGAAGCTGTGTGAGCCGCCTCACGGCTGCCAGGGCAGTGTGGTGAGCTTCACACCAACAACAAGGCTTCTGGAGGCAGATGGCGCGGAAGGGCCAGACGCTTCAGCCTCCAAGATGACCTGCCTGTTGAACGGTGAGAACGCCCCCTCCGCCATCCAAAGAACCACCGTGTCGTGGCTGCTTTATTCCCACCCAACGAGTAAACGCAAGCGGGTCAATCTGGGCATCTACCTCAACCGCTCCCCACTGAACAAGGCGAAATGGGAGCACCCCTGGCTCTTGTACCAAGGGCCGTGTGGTTACTCAGACCTGGCTGTGTGCCAGGAGGCGTCAGCGCCACTCTTGTTTGGCTGCCTGTTTGAGTGCGGGGTGAATCACGCGTGTGAGGAGATCGCCTTCCAGCTCTTCTGCTTTGAAGGATCTCCAAAGCTAAAATCTGGATAG
- the LOC127038143 gene encoding sialidase-3-like isoform X1, producing the protein MCLAGGGCNHVWVSSAARRACTPAFTAQAYCFFCLRSPVCFLSEQAPRPSLPRSRWKSRKPGQEGEARAGLHWRQNCGDPLRQDRHQLTLRFLVRRDIMIKASMSSGKATLFHQDLQSGVTYRIPALLYIPPDTLLAFAEKRSSARDEDAEYLVLRRGRKTETSVEWGPREPLMSAVLPGHRTMSPCPVYERKSQTVFLFFICVRQHVSEQWQIRTGKNAARLCYVRSGDAGQTWSSLTDLTEQVIGEDLKDWATFAVGPGHGVQLRSGRLVIPAYTYHITARCCCLPLPWRTQPRSLVFYSDDGGQRWHKGELIEGMKTVECQVAEVACQACDPVLYCNARTPCRCRAAAFSTDQGLTFESPSSCKKLCEPPHGCQGSVVSFTPTTRLLEADGAEGPDASASKMTCLLNGENAPSAIQRTTVSWLLYSHPTSKRKRVNLGIYLNRSPLNKAKWEHPWLLYQGPCGYSDLAVCQEASAPLLFGCLFECGVNHACEEIAFQLFCFEGSPKLKSG; encoded by the exons GCTCCCCGGCCTAGTTTGCCCCGTTCCCGCTGGAAGAGCAGAAAGCCGGGCCAGGAGGGAGAGGCCAGAGCCGGTCTGCACTGGAGACAGAACTGCGGGGATCCCCTCCGGCAGGACAGGCACCAGCTGACA CTGAGGTTTCTGGTACGTCGAGACATCATGATCAAGGCGTCGATGAGCTCTGGGAAGGCGACTCTCTTCCACCAGGATCTGCAGAGTGGGGTCACCTACCGGATCCCCGCACTGCTGTATATCCCCCCAGACACGCTCCTGGCATTCGCGGAAAAGCGCTCCTCTGCCAGGGACGAGGACGCTGAGTACCTGGTGCTGAGACGAGGTCGGAAGACAGAGACTTCGGTCGAG TGGGGGCCCAGGGAGCCCTTGATGAGCGCAGTGTTACCAGGTCACCGTACAATGAGCCCCTGCCCGGTGTACGAGCGGAAGAGTCAGACTGTCTTCCTGTTCTTTATCTGCGTGAGGCAGCACGTCTCAGAGCAATGGCAGATCCGCACCGGGAAGAACGCCGCCCGGCTGTGCTACGTCCGCAGTGGAGACGCCGGCCAGACCTGGAGCTCGTTAACAGACTTGACGGAGCAGGTGATTGGGGAAGACTTGAAGGACTGGGCCACGTTTGCAGTGGGGCCAGGGCACGGTGTACAGCTCCGCTCTGGGCGGCTGGTGATTCCGGCTTATACCTACCACATTACCgctcgctgctgctgcctgccactGCCCTGGAGGACCCAGCCCCGGTCCTTGGTCTTTTATAGTGATGATGGTGGGCAGCGCTGGCACAAGGGTGAGCTGATTGAGGGCATGAAGACGGTGGAGTGCCAGGTGGCTGAGGTGGCATGCCAGGCCTGCGACCCCGTGCTGTACTGCAACGCCCGCACCCCCTGCCGGTGCCGGGCAGCAGCgttcagcacagaccaggggCTCACATTTGAGAGCCCCTCCTCATGCAAGAAGCTGTGTGAGCCGCCTCACGGCTGCCAGGGCAGTGTGGTGAGCTTCACACCAACAACAAGGCTTCTGGAGGCAGATGGCGCGGAAGGGCCAGACGCTTCAGCCTCCAAGATGACCTGCCTGTTGAACGGTGAGAACGCCCCCTCCGCCATCCAAAGAACCACCGTGTCGTGGCTGCTTTATTCCCACCCAACGAGTAAACGCAAGCGGGTCAATCTGGGCATCTACCTCAACCGCTCCCCACTGAACAAGGCGAAATGGGAGCACCCCTGGCTCTTGTACCAAGGGCCGTGTGGTTACTCAGACCTGGCTGTGTGCCAGGAGGCGTCAGCGCCACTCTTGTTTGGCTGCCTGTTTGAGTGCGGGGTGAATCACGCGTGTGAGGAGATCGCCTTCCAGCTCTTCTGCTTTGAAGGATCTCCAAAGCTAAAATCTGGATAG
- the LOC127038143 gene encoding sialidase-3-like isoform X3, translating into MIKASMSSGKATLFHQDLQSGVTYRIPALLYIPPDTLLAFAEKRSSARDEDAEYLVLRRGRKTETSVEWGPREPLMSAVLPGHRTMSPCPVYERKSQTVFLFFICVRQHVSEQWQIRTGKNAARLCYVRSGDAGQTWSSLTDLTEQVIGEDLKDWATFAVGPGHGVQLRSGRLVIPAYTYHITARCCCLPLPWRTQPRSLVFYSDDGGQRWHKGELIEGMKTVECQVAEVACQACDPVLYCNARTPCRCRAAAFSTDQGLTFESPSSCKKLCEPPHGCQGSVVSFTPTTRLLEADGAEGPDASASKMTCLLNGENAPSAIQRTTVSWLLYSHPTSKRKRVNLGIYLNRSPLNKAKWEHPWLLYQGPCGYSDLAVCQEASAPLLFGCLFECGVNHACEEIAFQLFCFEGSPKLKSG; encoded by the exons ATGATCAAGGCGTCGATGAGCTCTGGGAAGGCGACTCTCTTCCACCAGGATCTGCAGAGTGGGGTCACCTACCGGATCCCCGCACTGCTGTATATCCCCCCAGACACGCTCCTGGCATTCGCGGAAAAGCGCTCCTCTGCCAGGGACGAGGACGCTGAGTACCTGGTGCTGAGACGAGGTCGGAAGACAGAGACTTCGGTCGAG TGGGGGCCCAGGGAGCCCTTGATGAGCGCAGTGTTACCAGGTCACCGTACAATGAGCCCCTGCCCGGTGTACGAGCGGAAGAGTCAGACTGTCTTCCTGTTCTTTATCTGCGTGAGGCAGCACGTCTCAGAGCAATGGCAGATCCGCACCGGGAAGAACGCCGCCCGGCTGTGCTACGTCCGCAGTGGAGACGCCGGCCAGACCTGGAGCTCGTTAACAGACTTGACGGAGCAGGTGATTGGGGAAGACTTGAAGGACTGGGCCACGTTTGCAGTGGGGCCAGGGCACGGTGTACAGCTCCGCTCTGGGCGGCTGGTGATTCCGGCTTATACCTACCACATTACCgctcgctgctgctgcctgccactGCCCTGGAGGACCCAGCCCCGGTCCTTGGTCTTTTATAGTGATGATGGTGGGCAGCGCTGGCACAAGGGTGAGCTGATTGAGGGCATGAAGACGGTGGAGTGCCAGGTGGCTGAGGTGGCATGCCAGGCCTGCGACCCCGTGCTGTACTGCAACGCCCGCACCCCCTGCCGGTGCCGGGCAGCAGCgttcagcacagaccaggggCTCACATTTGAGAGCCCCTCCTCATGCAAGAAGCTGTGTGAGCCGCCTCACGGCTGCCAGGGCAGTGTGGTGAGCTTCACACCAACAACAAGGCTTCTGGAGGCAGATGGCGCGGAAGGGCCAGACGCTTCAGCCTCCAAGATGACCTGCCTGTTGAACGGTGAGAACGCCCCCTCCGCCATCCAAAGAACCACCGTGTCGTGGCTGCTTTATTCCCACCCAACGAGTAAACGCAAGCGGGTCAATCTGGGCATCTACCTCAACCGCTCCCCACTGAACAAGGCGAAATGGGAGCACCCCTGGCTCTTGTACCAAGGGCCGTGTGGTTACTCAGACCTGGCTGTGTGCCAGGAGGCGTCAGCGCCACTCTTGTTTGGCTGCCTGTTTGAGTGCGGGGTGAATCACGCGTGTGAGGAGATCGCCTTCCAGCTCTTCTGCTTTGAAGGATCTCCAAAGCTAAAATCTGGATAG